Proteins encoded in a region of the Haloarcula sp. CBA1129 genome:
- a CDS encoding ferredoxin family protein yields MAIDPEFEDNRDVVEQHDGHDVWGPVDEPEELGIHGTHVAVDFDICIADGACLEDCPVDVFEWVDTPDHPESEIKADPAHEDQCIDCMLCVDVCPVDAIDVDPGRAGRI; encoded by the coding sequence ATGGCCATAGATCCGGAGTTCGAGGATAACCGCGACGTTGTCGAACAGCACGATGGACACGACGTCTGGGGGCCGGTCGATGAGCCCGAAGAGCTGGGTATCCACGGGACACACGTCGCTGTCGACTTCGACATCTGTATCGCCGACGGCGCGTGTCTGGAGGACTGCCCCGTCGACGTGTTCGAGTGGGTCGACACGCCGGACCATCCGGAGAGCGAAATCAAGGCCGACCCCGCTCACGAGGACCAGTGCATCGACTGCATGCTTTGTGTTGACGTGTGTCCAGTCGACGCCATCGATGTGGACCCCGGCCGTGCAGGCCGTATCTGA
- a CDS encoding FAD-dependent monooxygenase, producing the protein MTDAAEEYEAVVVGCGPGGAAAAATLARNGVETLVLERGVDAGSKNVSGGLIYAEESAPYTIDGLFPGFREEATERPVSENIIHNIAGDKVKSFDIGDLHHHDTAWADAVLRRKMDSWLAQQVHERTRETGGGLLTEVHVTGLLRERGEIVGVTTEELDPIKADLVVAADGVNSELARDAGLMDWEEPEEWFQGVKAVVDMEPEVINDRFDVAPDDGAAHLFSGDLFDGVRGGGFLYTNESSLSIGTVFHLDSIAEERAEPHELLDSLLTHPLMAQWLGDEYDEREYSAKLVPDSKKAAHPSPHEDRLVLVGDAAGQMQAQGPIIKGMNHAVTAGALAAEAFADARARGDPSQAGELYEKKLHDEGVMDKLRPTGYKVFGRLGEVGPVDDLSDAIADSAVGRFGVRAASGLLERAYSSPRLVSMIPDTKLPYVTLPTVIAEELGEPVTDENTVSPPDLADRIGDLTYDVGDPHIELLDKSFEASGTAVTACPVSAEDFGGGCYRDEMVQTNGSQEHLVSLDTQPCVECGTCAIVADTEWEHPAGGKGVEFNEG; encoded by the coding sequence ATGACTGACGCCGCCGAGGAGTACGAGGCCGTCGTCGTCGGCTGTGGGCCGGGCGGGGCCGCTGCGGCGGCGACCCTCGCCCGCAACGGCGTCGAGACGCTCGTTCTCGAACGCGGCGTCGACGCCGGCTCGAAGAACGTCTCGGGCGGGCTCATCTACGCCGAGGAGTCGGCTCCCTACACCATCGACGGGCTGTTCCCCGGCTTCCGTGAAGAAGCGACGGAGCGGCCGGTATCGGAGAATATCATCCACAACATCGCCGGCGACAAGGTGAAGTCCTTCGACATCGGCGACCTCCACCACCACGACACGGCGTGGGCCGATGCAGTGCTGCGCCGGAAGATGGACTCTTGGCTCGCCCAGCAGGTCCACGAGCGGACCCGCGAGACCGGCGGCGGCCTGCTGACCGAGGTCCACGTCACCGGCTTGCTCCGCGAACGGGGCGAAATCGTCGGCGTGACGACCGAGGAACTGGACCCAATCAAGGCCGACCTCGTGGTGGCCGCCGACGGGGTCAACTCGGAACTCGCTCGCGACGCCGGGCTGATGGACTGGGAGGAGCCCGAGGAGTGGTTTCAGGGTGTCAAAGCGGTCGTCGACATGGAGCCAGAGGTCATCAACGACCGCTTCGACGTGGCCCCGGACGACGGCGCGGCCCATCTGTTTTCGGGCGACCTGTTCGACGGGGTTCGCGGCGGTGGCTTCCTCTACACCAACGAGTCCTCGCTGTCCATCGGCACGGTGTTCCACCTCGACTCCATCGCCGAGGAGCGGGCCGAACCCCACGAACTGCTCGACAGCCTGCTCACGCATCCGCTCATGGCCCAGTGGCTCGGCGACGAGTACGACGAGCGCGAGTACAGCGCAAAGCTCGTTCCCGACTCGAAGAAGGCGGCCCATCCCTCACCGCACGAGGACCGCCTCGTGTTGGTCGGCGACGCCGCTGGCCAGATGCAGGCCCAAGGACCCATCATCAAGGGCATGAACCACGCCGTCACCGCCGGAGCACTGGCCGCCGAGGCGTTCGCCGACGCTCGGGCGCGCGGTGACCCGTCACAGGCCGGCGAACTGTACGAGAAGAAACTCCACGACGAGGGTGTGATGGACAAACTCCGCCCGACCGGATACAAGGTGTTCGGACGCCTCGGCGAGGTCGGCCCCGTCGACGACCTCTCCGACGCTATCGCCGATTCCGCCGTCGGCCGGTTCGGCGTTCGGGCGGCCTCTGGGCTGCTCGAACGGGCCTACTCGTCACCGCGACTGGTGTCGATGATCCCCGACACCAAACTGCCCTACGTGACGCTGCCGACGGTCATCGCCGAGGAACTCGGCGAGCCGGTGACCGACGAGAACACGGTCTCGCCGCCCGATCTGGCCGACCGCATCGGCGACCTGACTTACGACGTGGGCGACCCCCACATCGAACTTCTCGACAAGTCCTTCGAGGCGTCCGGCACCGCCGTCACGGCCTGCCCGGTCAGCGCCGAGGACTTCGGCGGGGGCTGTTACCGCGACGAGATGGTCCAGACCAACGGGAGTCAGGAACACCTCGTGAGCCTCGACACCCAGCCCTGCGTCGAGTGTGGCACCTGTGCTATCGTCGCTGACACCGAGTGGGAACACCCCGCCGGTGGCAAGGGCGTCGAGTTCAACGAGGGCTGA
- a CDS encoding DUF456 domain-containing protein — protein MSLLGLETLLFALAFALLVGGVIGSLTPQVPGALVSLGGVYVYWAASGMTDPGTLLLAVLTLVGLLTWAVDIAGGAVAARVGGASNWTAALAGVVALVLFFVTGPLGILLGVAGTVFVVEFYRQEDARGSAKAALVTTAGMLASGVVQALLTASILVTMVAVALL, from the coding sequence ATGAGCCTGCTCGGCCTCGAAACGCTGCTGTTCGCGCTCGCGTTCGCTCTACTGGTCGGCGGCGTCATCGGTAGTCTCACGCCACAGGTCCCCGGCGCACTCGTCTCGCTCGGTGGCGTGTACGTGTACTGGGCCGCCAGCGGGATGACCGACCCCGGCACACTGCTGCTCGCGGTGTTAACGCTTGTCGGCTTGCTGACGTGGGCCGTCGACATCGCGGGCGGGGCTGTCGCCGCACGCGTCGGCGGGGCGTCGAACTGGACGGCCGCCCTCGCCGGTGTCGTCGCGCTCGTCCTCTTTTTCGTTACCGGCCCGCTCGGTATCCTACTGGGCGTCGCCGGCACGGTGTTCGTCGTGGAGTTCTACCGGCAGGAAGACGCCCGCGGGAGCGCCAAAGCCGCGCTGGTGACGACTGCCGGGATGCTGGCCTCCGGCGTCGTTCAAGCCCTGCTAACGGCATCGATACTGGTCACCATGGTCGCTGTCGCGCTCCTATGA
- a CDS encoding electron transfer flavoprotein subunit alpha/FixB family protein, translated as MPTIDPTDHEIADLGPKIKDVDDADELRAMLDLEEDGEDRVPVKTLIEDRIEKVENEDDGEIDPESVDLSALTVADVANMVRDIDDADVLRDLLEREQAGEDRKTAKSQIESRIESVEGTEEAEGGATEVEYVPPEEKHPDLDHPTNDKQWVEGTVGAEYRDMWVYCETQAGGLVDVSREMLGKARELMDSYNEEYDEQERVVAVLIGADASDHVEDVIAYGADLVIYHEDDRLDRFRHQPYTEIFCDMARAGGELAAEGREEVEWKDYHEPRYTVFPATNNGRDLSALVQGELDSGLASDCSGLYIENAMISNPAKVGTAGDKKEFERVLHMKRPDFSGFEYSTILCIDKPNRDFHPQGASVIPGSFEIPEPDYEREGEVVDYEMDLDEDWFQVEVEEYDRLSGGVDLTGNDVVVAVGRGIGDDPTEGIELALDLVDAFDEADLGLSRGVITSSYSFDGHVEQYVTEERQIGESGQAVDPDVYIAAGISGAIQHKVGCDESDTIIAINTDPDADIRDFSDYLIEGDLFEVLPQLTEAVETGELGAMMEASDD; from the coding sequence ATGCCTACAATCGACCCCACAGACCACGAAATCGCTGACTTAGGTCCGAAAATCAAAGACGTCGACGACGCCGACGAACTCCGGGCGATGCTGGACCTAGAGGAAGACGGCGAAGACCGTGTCCCCGTCAAGACGCTCATCGAGGACCGCATCGAGAAGGTCGAAAACGAGGACGACGGCGAAATCGACCCGGAAAGCGTCGACCTCTCTGCCCTCACGGTCGCCGATGTGGCGAACATGGTTCGGGACATCGACGACGCCGACGTGCTCCGGGACCTGCTCGAACGCGAGCAAGCGGGCGAGGACCGAAAGACGGCGAAATCACAGATAGAGAGTCGCATCGAATCCGTCGAAGGGACCGAGGAAGCCGAAGGAGGGGCAACAGAGGTCGAGTACGTCCCGCCAGAGGAGAAGCACCCAGACCTCGACCACCCGACAAACGACAAGCAGTGGGTCGAGGGGACTGTCGGCGCGGAGTACCGCGATATGTGGGTGTACTGCGAGACACAGGCCGGCGGACTCGTGGACGTGTCGAGAGAGATGCTCGGCAAGGCCCGGGAGCTGATGGACAGCTACAACGAGGAGTACGACGAACAGGAGCGCGTCGTTGCGGTCCTCATCGGGGCCGACGCGAGCGACCACGTCGAGGACGTCATCGCCTACGGCGCGGACCTCGTCATCTACCACGAGGACGACCGCCTCGACCGCTTCCGCCACCAGCCATACACCGAAATCTTCTGTGACATGGCTCGCGCTGGCGGCGAGCTCGCCGCCGAGGGCCGGGAAGAGGTCGAGTGGAAGGACTACCACGAGCCGCGCTACACCGTCTTCCCGGCGACGAACAACGGCCGGGACCTCTCGGCACTGGTCCAAGGTGAACTCGACTCCGGGCTGGCCTCGGACTGTTCGGGGCTGTACATCGAGAACGCGATGATATCCAACCCCGCGAAAGTCGGTACCGCCGGCGACAAGAAGGAGTTCGAACGGGTCCTCCACATGAAGCGCCCGGATTTCTCCGGGTTCGAGTACTCGACGATCCTCTGTATCGACAAGCCCAACCGGGACTTCCACCCGCAAGGGGCGTCCGTCATTCCGGGGAGCTTCGAGATACCCGAGCCCGATTACGAGCGTGAGGGCGAGGTCGTCGACTACGAGATGGATCTCGACGAGGACTGGTTCCAAGTCGAGGTCGAGGAGTACGACCGCCTCTCGGGTGGTGTCGACCTCACCGGGAACGACGTGGTCGTCGCCGTCGGCCGTGGCATCGGTGACGACCCGACGGAGGGCATCGAACTGGCGCTCGACCTCGTGGACGCCTTCGACGAGGCCGATCTGGGACTTTCCCGCGGGGTCATCACCTCCTCGTACTCCTTCGACGGCCACGTCGAGCAGTACGTCACCGAGGAGCGCCAGATCGGCGAGTCCGGGCAGGCGGTCGACCCGGACGTGTACATCGCCGCGGGCATCTCCGGCGCGATACAGCACAAAGTCGGCTGTGACGAATCTGATACGATAATCGCCATCAACACCGACCCCGACGCGGACATTCGGGACTTCTCGGATTATCTCATCGAGGGCGACCTGTTCGAGGTGTTGCCACAGTTGACCGAGGCGGTCGAAACCGGCGAACTGGGCGCGATGATGGAGGCCAGCGATGACTGA
- the tmcA gene encoding tRNA(Met) cytidine acetyltransferase TmcA has product MDIARSLRAEARRANERRLLVLAGNPDRTRERAAAALDAADVPGGETAVVGPEPFLDCEHHEQSRAEELLGRTRTAVVLDAHEELRPDAVGRTVGAVDGGGLYIVLAPPLDRWPEKRDSFDDSLAVPPFDLDDVTGHFRRRFVETLRAHRGIAIVDADTGTVEQDGLTNPPPNRPVPTPTPPADARFRSETYAQCLTDDQRDAVRAFESLQNDGAAVVVEADRGRGKSSAAGLAAGNLAAEGRDVLVTAPQYRSAGEVFTRAAHLLETLDVDFTRDRASEPQWLELDGGGCIRFCTPEDAVGLPEDPDVVIVDEAAALPVRRLEQFLDSPAVAFTTTVHGYEGAGRGFSVRFRDRLDESDHAVTDVSMTTPIRYSDADPVEVWAFRALLLDARPPVDQLIADATPETVEYRRLSAADLRADEHLLREVFGLLVLAHYRTEPSDLARMLDAPNLTVRALTHEGHIVAVALLAQEGGLSAGTRATMYEGGRVRGNMLPDVLSTQLRDEAAGVPVGQRVLRIATHAAVRSRGVGSHLLSEIRAEFAGRVDWLGVGYGATPELVRFWARNGYSTVHLATSRNATSGEYSVVMLDPCSDDGAALATRHSEWFQDRIAAVLSDPIDDCDPDVVRAVLRATDSEPSLGLSEWEWRLIAGVPGGASILDTNPRPFRELTRKHLSDPADPTALSEREERLLVRKVLQARPWAAVTAELDFVSQRECMRTLGGVVERLTRLYGDRWVQEELDRHQ; this is encoded by the coding sequence ATGGACATCGCGCGGTCGCTCCGAGCGGAAGCCCGCCGTGCAAACGAGCGTCGACTGCTCGTTCTGGCGGGCAACCCCGACCGAACGCGGGAGCGAGCGGCGGCAGCACTCGATGCGGCGGACGTACCGGGCGGAGAGACAGCCGTCGTCGGTCCGGAGCCGTTCCTCGACTGTGAACACCACGAGCAGTCCCGCGCCGAGGAACTTCTCGGCCGGACCCGGACGGCTGTCGTGCTCGACGCACACGAGGAACTGCGGCCGGACGCTGTCGGACGGACCGTCGGCGCTGTCGACGGCGGCGGCCTCTATATCGTCCTCGCGCCGCCGCTGGACCGGTGGCCCGAGAAGCGGGACAGCTTCGACGACTCACTGGCGGTCCCGCCGTTCGACCTCGATGACGTGACCGGCCACTTCCGCCGTCGGTTCGTCGAGACGCTCCGGGCACACCGGGGCATCGCCATCGTCGACGCCGACACGGGCACTGTCGAGCAGGACGGACTGACGAATCCGCCACCGAACCGCCCGGTTCCCACACCGACTCCGCCAGCTGACGCGCGGTTCCGTTCCGAGACCTACGCCCAGTGTCTCACCGACGACCAGCGGGACGCGGTCCGGGCGTTCGAGTCCCTGCAGAATGACGGTGCAGCGGTCGTGGTCGAGGCCGACCGGGGCCGGGGAAAATCAAGCGCCGCCGGGCTGGCCGCCGGGAACCTCGCAGCAGAGGGCAGAGACGTACTGGTGACAGCCCCGCAGTACCGGAGCGCCGGCGAGGTGTTCACGCGGGCGGCCCACCTGCTGGAGACGCTCGACGTTGATTTCACGCGCGACCGAGCGTCAGAACCCCAGTGGCTCGAACTCGATGGCGGCGGGTGCATCAGATTCTGCACGCCGGAGGATGCCGTTGGGCTCCCAGAGGACCCCGACGTTGTCATCGTCGACGAAGCCGCGGCCCTGCCGGTCCGGCGACTCGAACAGTTCCTCGATTCCCCGGCAGTCGCCTTCACCACGACCGTCCACGGGTACGAGGGAGCGGGCCGGGGCTTTTCCGTGCGGTTCCGTGACCGACTAGATGAGAGCGACCACGCCGTCACCGACGTGTCGATGACGACGCCGATTCGGTACAGCGACGCCGACCCCGTGGAGGTGTGGGCGTTCCGGGCGCTATTGCTCGATGCCCGCCCACCGGTCGACCAGCTTATCGCGGATGCGACGCCGGAGACCGTCGAGTACCGGCGGCTGTCAGCGGCGGATCTGCGCGCCGACGAGCACCTGCTCAGGGAAGTCTTCGGTCTGCTCGTGCTGGCCCACTATCGGACGGAACCCTCGGACCTAGCCCGAATGCTGGACGCACCGAATCTCACCGTCCGGGCGCTGACCCACGAGGGCCATATCGTCGCGGTTGCGTTGCTGGCACAGGAGGGCGGCCTCTCGGCGGGAACCCGAGCTACGATGTACGAGGGCGGGCGGGTCCGCGGGAATATGCTTCCGGACGTGCTGTCGACGCAACTCCGGGACGAAGCCGCCGGGGTTCCGGTCGGGCAGCGAGTCCTCCGCATCGCGACCCACGCGGCGGTCAGGTCCCGCGGAGTCGGCTCGCACCTCCTCTCGGAGATCAGGGCGGAGTTCGCCGGGCGGGTAGACTGGCTGGGCGTCGGCTACGGTGCGACGCCGGAGCTCGTCCGCTTCTGGGCGCGGAACGGCTACAGTACCGTCCATCTCGCCACCTCACGGAACGCGACCAGCGGCGAGTACTCTGTCGTGATGCTGGACCCTTGTTCTGACGACGGGGCAGCGCTCGCGACGCGGCACAGTGAGTGGTTTCAGGACCGTATCGCTGCGGTGCTGTCGGACCCAATCGACGACTGTGACCCCGACGTCGTTCGGGCAGTGCTGCGAGCGACTGACAGCGAACCGTCGCTTGGCCTCTCTGAGTGGGAGTGGCGGCTGATTGCCGGTGTCCCCGGCGGCGCGTCGATTCTCGACACGAACCCACGACCGTTCCGTGAACTCACACGGAAGCACCTCTCGGACCCAGCCGACCCGACGGCACTCTCTGAGCGGGAAGAGCGCCTTCTCGTCCGAAAGGTCCTGCAAGCACGTCCTTGGGCGGCCGTCACGGCGGAACTGGATTTCGTCTCTCAGCGGGAGTGTATGCGCACGTTGGGCGGAGTCGTCGAAAGATTGACGCGTCTGTACGGCGACCGTTGGGTACAGGAGGAACTCGACAGACACCAATGA
- a CDS encoding LLM class flavin-dependent oxidoreductase, with protein MHLGVVVPRVEDHSTIDLAVEAEDHGYDSVWLNELWGASAVVELTDIATRTDDIEIGTAILNVFSRSPAVLAMTAATLDSVSDGRAVLGLGTSTARSIENMHSMEFERPVRRAHETIDIVKQLMTSDERVTYDGEVVSVNGVPPLDRDVPVYHAALGPANRRVVARLADGWLPHMIPFSELDSAFEYIAETAREADRDPSEITVSPYVPAVVHEDAEQATEELRQHIAYYVGSGEGYRRAVAETYPDRAERIADAWQAGDRGEATALVTDEMAADLGIAGTPEQARRKRDSITDRDVLDRLLLTVPQQVDGELARKTIRELGQT; from the coding sequence ATGCATCTGGGAGTCGTCGTGCCACGCGTCGAGGACCACAGCACAATCGATCTGGCTGTCGAGGCCGAAGACCACGGCTACGACTCGGTCTGGCTGAATGAACTGTGGGGTGCCAGCGCCGTCGTCGAACTCACGGATATCGCGACCCGGACCGACGACATCGAGATCGGGACCGCGATACTCAACGTCTTCTCACGGTCGCCGGCCGTACTGGCGATGACAGCGGCGACTCTCGACAGCGTTTCCGACGGGCGAGCGGTGCTGGGCTTGGGGACAAGTACAGCTCGGTCAATCGAGAATATGCACAGCATGGAGTTCGAGCGGCCGGTCCGTCGCGCCCACGAGACCATCGACATCGTCAAACAACTCATGACGAGCGACGAGCGGGTGACCTACGACGGCGAGGTGGTGTCGGTCAACGGCGTCCCGCCGTTAGACCGTGACGTACCCGTCTACCACGCCGCGCTCGGACCGGCGAACAGGCGGGTCGTCGCCAGACTCGCCGACGGCTGGCTCCCGCACATGATCCCGTTTTCCGAACTCGACTCGGCGTTCGAGTACATCGCCGAGACCGCACGCGAGGCCGACCGCGACCCCAGCGAAATCACCGTCTCGCCGTACGTACCGGCAGTAGTCCACGAGGACGCCGAACAGGCCACCGAGGAACTCCGACAGCACATCGCTTACTACGTCGGCAGCGGGGAGGGATACCGCCGGGCAGTCGCGGAGACGTATCCGGATCGGGCGGAGCGCATCGCCGACGCATGGCAGGCGGGTGACCGCGGCGAGGCGACGGCGCTCGTCACTGACGAGATGGCGGCTGACCTCGGTATCGCCGGGACGCCGGAGCAGGCGCGAAGAAAGCGGGATTCGATAACGGACAGGGATGTCCTCGACCGGCTTCTGCTAACTGTGCCACAGCAGGTCGACGGTGAGCTGGCTCGGAAGACGATTCGGGAGCTGGGGCAGACCTAA
- a CDS encoding electron transfer flavoprotein subunit beta/FixA family protein, whose product MHTVVMTKGVPDFREGQVSFDEEGHLERGKTPTVMNPNDKHALRAAFQTKVRNGGHVSLMSMGPPGYEEVLQEGMRDVYADDLYLLSDREMGAADTWATAMTVATGLQKFEEQPDLVFAGFKTADGETGHTGPQTCWCLDWPIITHVLSLDIDEDAETVRAKRLVDGDISEIETVSAPMPCFIVADPEFEPTYRKASHRLKHKDLREETQNRAEEYEDLLTVWDHEDLNLDPDYIGLDGSPTIVSGVDPIPKAPSEREATVIEGDENEALEPVLDELTPYAAGD is encoded by the coding sequence ATGCACACAGTCGTCATGACGAAGGGCGTTCCGGACTTCCGTGAGGGACAGGTATCGTTCGACGAGGAGGGCCATCTCGAACGGGGGAAGACACCGACGGTGATGAACCCAAACGACAAGCACGCGCTCCGTGCGGCGTTCCAGACGAAAGTCCGCAACGGCGGACACGTTTCGCTGATGAGCATGGGGCCGCCGGGCTACGAGGAGGTCCTCCAAGAGGGGATGCGAGATGTGTACGCCGACGACCTGTATCTCCTCTCGGACCGCGAGATGGGGGCCGCGGACACTTGGGCCACCGCGATGACCGTCGCTACCGGCCTGCAAAAATTCGAGGAGCAGCCCGATCTGGTGTTTGCCGGATTCAAGACGGCTGACGGCGAGACCGGCCACACCGGCCCACAGACCTGCTGGTGTCTGGACTGGCCGATAATCACTCACGTCCTCTCGCTCGATATCGACGAGGACGCCGAGACCGTCCGGGCGAAGCGGCTCGTCGACGGCGACATCTCCGAGATCGAGACGGTTAGCGCGCCGATGCCGTGTTTCATCGTCGCGGACCCCGAGTTCGAACCGACCTACCGGAAGGCGAGTCATCGGCTGAAACACAAGGACCTCCGCGAGGAGACTCAGAACCGGGCTGAGGAGTACGAAGACCTCCTCACAGTCTGGGACCACGAGGACCTCAATCTCGACCCGGACTACATCGGTCTCGACGGCTCGCCGACCATCGTCTCGGGTGTCGACCCGATTCCAAAGGCCCCCTCCGAGCGGGAGGCGACAGTGATCGAGGGCGACGAGAACGAGGCGCTGGAACCGGTACTTGACGAACTGACGCCGTATGCGGCGGGTGACTGA
- a CDS encoding class I adenylate-forming enzyme family protein, whose product MKREMLTTDFIDRAADIYDDVTGIVAHDGTEYTYAEVNERVNQLAHALSDRGVSKGSRVAVLAPNTHYFIETLYATNKLGAVFVPLNYRLDPAKIEYILNDCEAATVIADYDFAEKVQPVRDDIPAETFIGYEPDRIDGEWEAYSGILDGQPTAEPDRPNMTEDDDASVNYTSGTTGDPKGVVRTHRTESWHALVLNQHMEIRDDDTYLWTLPMFHCNGWGHTYAITGTGGTHVCQRTFDAADTFRRVREYDVSFLCGAPTVLNKLIQHYRANDGDIATQGARDVRIATAGSAPATATIERVEDEFGWRIIHIYGLTETAPIITTSNSPRRIAQRGRELKVKQGSEAMCTDIRIVDEDGNDVPRDGATIGEIVVQGNQVMDRYLNKPEITEEAFNDRVEGYFHTGDLATWDEDGMIQIMDRRKDIIISGGENISSIELEDELYDHPGILKAAVIPAPSDDWGETPMAIVVPTADSDATEQDILDFLRERLASYKIPAGIDFRDSLPETATGKIQKYELREEYWQEQERMIGQE is encoded by the coding sequence ATGAAACGCGAGATGCTCACCACCGACTTCATCGACCGCGCAGCGGATATCTACGACGACGTGACCGGTATCGTCGCCCACGACGGCACTGAGTACACGTACGCTGAGGTGAATGAGCGGGTCAATCAGTTGGCACACGCACTGTCGGACCGGGGCGTCTCGAAGGGGAGCCGCGTGGCTGTCCTCGCGCCAAACACGCACTACTTCATCGAGACACTGTACGCGACGAACAAACTCGGTGCGGTGTTCGTCCCGCTGAACTACCGTCTCGATCCCGCGAAAATCGAGTACATTCTGAACGACTGTGAAGCGGCGACGGTAATCGCCGACTACGACTTCGCGGAGAAGGTCCAGCCAGTACGGGACGACATCCCTGCGGAGACGTTCATCGGCTACGAACCAGACCGTATCGACGGGGAATGGGAAGCCTACAGCGGTATCCTCGACGGGCAGCCGACAGCCGAACCGGACCGGCCGAACATGACCGAGGACGACGACGCGAGCGTCAACTACACGTCCGGCACGACGGGGGACCCGAAGGGCGTGGTCAGAACTCATCGAACGGAGAGCTGGCACGCGCTGGTGCTCAATCAGCACATGGAGATCCGCGACGACGATACGTACCTCTGGACGCTGCCGATGTTCCACTGCAACGGCTGGGGCCACACCTACGCCATCACCGGCACCGGCGGCACCCACGTCTGTCAGCGGACCTTCGACGCCGCGGACACCTTCCGCCGGGTCCGCGAGTACGACGTATCGTTCCTGTGTGGCGCGCCGACAGTGCTGAACAAGCTCATCCAACACTACCGAGCCAACGACGGCGACATCGCAACACAGGGTGCCCGCGACGTGCGGATCGCGACAGCCGGCAGCGCCCCGGCGACAGCGACCATCGAACGCGTCGAAGACGAGTTCGGCTGGCGCATCATCCACATCTACGGCCTGACCGAGACCGCGCCGATAATCACGACAAGCAACTCCCCGCGGCGCATCGCCCAACGAGGCCGTGAACTCAAGGTCAAGCAGGGCTCGGAAGCGATGTGTACCGACATCAGAATCGTCGACGAGGACGGCAACGACGTGCCGCGCGACGGAGCGACCATCGGCGAGATCGTGGTGCAGGGCAATCAGGTGATGGACCGCTATCTCAACAAGCCAGAAATAACCGAGGAAGCGTTCAACGACCGCGTCGAGGGGTACTTCCACACCGGCGACCTCGCGACGTGGGACGAGGACGGGATGATACAGATCATGGACCGCCGGAAGGATATCATCATCTCCGGTGGCGAGAACATCTCTTCCATCGAACTGGAAGACGAGCTGTACGACCATCCCGGTATCCTGAAGGCCGCGGTCATTCCGGCTCCGAGCGATGACTGGGGTGAGACGCCGATGGCAATTGTCGTCCCGACGGCCGATAGCGACGCGACCGAACAGGATATCCTCGATTTCCTCAGAGAACGCCTCGCGAGTTACAAGATCCCCGCAGGCATCGACTTCCGGGACTCGCTCCCTGAAACAGCGACCGGGAAAATCCAGAAGTACGAACTCCGCGAGGAGTACTGGCAAGAGCAAGAACGGATGATCGGGCAAGAGTGA
- a CDS encoding GNAT family N-acetyltransferase, producing MELTEPLQFDHEDRRDIYEYVESHGSVEPRAARSALQMDPRPFGHHVAILKRDGVLEDIDGELRVAYNDTVEEEFEADDIEFTIRQARQEDLTGLVGAIRAAIGGGEYVDAETVADVVDSEGVLLRHNELESRIFFVACINDDVVGWVHLKHPEVEKLSHTAELTLGVLERYRGHGIGSQLLARGTEWAASNGYEKLYNSVPSTNEDAIEFLEGHGWDTEAVREDHYKFGDEYADEVMMEIDL from the coding sequence ATGGAGTTAACAGAGCCACTGCAGTTCGACCACGAGGACCGACGGGACATCTACGAGTACGTCGAATCACACGGCTCAGTCGAACCGAGAGCAGCCCGGTCGGCGCTACAGATGGACCCGCGACCGTTCGGCCATCACGTCGCGATACTCAAACGCGACGGCGTACTGGAGGACATCGACGGCGAACTCCGCGTCGCCTACAACGACACTGTCGAAGAAGAGTTCGAGGCCGACGACATCGAGTTCACCATCCGACAGGCCCGTCAAGAGGACCTCACCGGTCTTGTCGGCGCTATCCGTGCCGCCATCGGCGGCGGTGAGTACGTCGACGCTGAGACTGTCGCCGACGTCGTGGACTCCGAGGGCGTGTTGCTCCGGCACAACGAACTTGAGTCGCGCATCTTCTTCGTCGCCTGCATCAACGACGACGTGGTCGGCTGGGTCCACCTCAAACATCCCGAGGTCGAGAAGCTCAGCCACACGGCGGAGCTGACGCTGGGTGTGCTTGAACGGTATCGAGGCCACGGCATCGGCTCCCAGCTGCTCGCTCGGGGCACCGAGTGGGCGGCGTCGAACGGCTACGAGAAGCTGTACAACTCTGTCCCATCAACGAACGAGGACGCAATCGAGTTCCTCGAAGGCCACGGCTGGGACACCGAAGCCGTCCGCGAGGACCACTACAAGTTCGGCGACGAGTACGCCGACGAGGTGATGATGGAGATCGACCTGTAG